One window from the genome of Pseudomonas fluorescens encodes:
- a CDS encoding HD domain-containing protein, with the protein MSLILQSKAFKRLYDISFLGALDYTYPGTEKISKKNRSRAEHSLHVAALAAYVAEKRNYAPELKRHLIIAALLHDVGHAPLSHSAEPLIKKKIGYGHHEAGEQIIDGKQQLGKDLSLNLKKYCDLSFIHSLLNMKASREDGGDLFYSPINIDTIDGITRSHTYFTGFSSAHSTLAIARASFISTPSKDHRILDDFWMMKERVYSGLINDEIGLVSDKTSEIFFLESSVCLSEGDLYKSEKSWQQTHKPLFARLNNILKNKSAPSWFSNAQVSFVHRKYFVLPDRDDNTRYGCKKEKKIKNFDIKVEPDNRQHSMKLNGIINEY; encoded by the coding sequence ATGTCTCTTATTTTACAATCCAAAGCTTTTAAAAGGCTGTACGACATATCTTTTCTTGGTGCGCTAGATTACACATATCCAGGCACTGAAAAAATTTCGAAAAAAAATAGAAGTCGTGCTGAACACTCTTTGCATGTGGCGGCACTTGCTGCCTATGTTGCAGAAAAGCGCAATTATGCACCTGAATTAAAGAGACATTTAATAATTGCAGCGCTTTTACACGATGTAGGACACGCGCCACTCTCACATAGCGCTGAGCCACTAATAAAAAAGAAAATAGGATACGGGCACCACGAAGCGGGCGAGCAGATAATCGATGGCAAGCAACAGCTTGGCAAAGATCTTAGCCTGAACCTTAAAAAATACTGCGACTTGAGCTTTATTCATTCATTGTTGAATATGAAAGCTTCCCGTGAAGATGGTGGTGATCTTTTTTATAGTCCTATAAATATAGATACTATTGACGGGATTACTCGTTCGCATACTTATTTTACTGGGTTTTCTTCAGCTCATTCAACGCTAGCTATTGCGCGTGCTTCGTTTATCAGTACTCCGTCGAAAGATCACAGAATTCTAGACGACTTCTGGATGATGAAAGAACGGGTTTACTCAGGCTTGATTAATGATGAAATTGGCCTTGTATCCGACAAGACGAGCGAGATTTTCTTTCTGGAGTCGTCAGTTTGCTTGAGTGAAGGCGACCTGTATAAAAGCGAGAAAAGTTGGCAGCAGACACATAAGCCTTTATTCGCTCGCTTGAACAACATCTTGAAAAATAAATCTGCGCCAAGTTGGTTCTCAAACGCTCAAGTAAGCTTTGTTCATAGAAAGTATTTTGTGTTGCCTGATCGAGATGATAATACTCGCTATGGGTGCAAGAAAGAGAAGAAGATCAAAAATTTTGATATAAAAGTCGAGCCTGATAACAGGCAGCACTCAATGAAGTTAAATGGAATTATCAATGAGTATTGA
- a CDS encoding LysE family translocator has protein sequence MTFSVFAAFWAVSILFVITPGADWAYAISAGLKHRVVIPAVGGLLSGHLIATMIVAAGVGTLIANHPLALSVLTVAGAGYLLWLGANMLARPSTPHADASQTTDSWARWALKGLCVSGLNPKVFLLFLALLPQFTDTTAPWPVPMQMIALGLIHTISCGVIYLLVGFGSQVVLRARPAAAHLVSRLSGVIMIIIALVLLIEQLHA, from the coding sequence ATGACCTTCAGTGTGTTCGCCGCGTTCTGGGCCGTGTCGATTCTGTTCGTCATCACCCCGGGTGCAGATTGGGCCTACGCGATATCCGCAGGCTTGAAGCATCGCGTTGTTATTCCTGCCGTGGGTGGACTGTTATCCGGCCACTTGATCGCCACGATGATCGTCGCGGCCGGTGTTGGCACGTTGATAGCCAATCACCCGCTGGCATTGTCCGTGCTGACGGTGGCCGGCGCGGGTTACCTGCTTTGGTTGGGGGCCAATATGCTTGCTCGCCCTTCCACACCGCACGCCGATGCAAGCCAAACGACCGACTCATGGGCGCGATGGGCGCTAAAGGGACTTTGCGTGAGCGGGCTGAATCCGAAAGTGTTTCTGCTGTTTCTGGCGCTCCTGCCGCAATTCACCGACACCACCGCGCCGTGGCCTGTGCCCATGCAGATGATTGCACTCGGGCTGATCCACACCATCAGCTGTGGAGTGATCTATCTGCTGGTCGGATTTGGCTCACAAGTCGTACTTCGAGCACGCCCTGCCGCTGCGCATCTGGTCAGCCGTTTGTCCGGAGTGATCATGATCATCATCGCGCTAGTGCTTTTGATCGAGCAGTTACATGCCTAA
- the panB gene encoding 3-methyl-2-oxobutanoate hydroxymethyltransferase, which translates to MSEQTSPYDRSPQTKPATRIRIPHLKQMKVEGRKWAMLTAYDMYSAAIFEDAGIPVLLVGDSASNNVYGNESTLSVTVDELIPLVRAVNRSTQRALVIADLPFGSYQASPEQCLHTAVRFMKEAGAHAVKLEGGIELLPHIEKLTRSGIPVMAHIGFTPQMEHQLGGYRVQGRGDDAQRLIDSAKALEAAGAFAVLIEMVPGEVGAAITHAISIPTVGIGAGNQCDAQVLVWQDMAGLRQGRLPRFVKQYADLRSVLQTAARDFALDVEAGTFPGPEHTF; encoded by the coding sequence ATGAGCGAGCAAACTTCACCCTACGACCGTTCCCCCCAGACAAAACCTGCGACACGAATCCGGATCCCGCACCTCAAACAGATGAAAGTGGAAGGTCGCAAGTGGGCGATGTTGACGGCGTATGACATGTACAGCGCCGCCATCTTCGAGGATGCCGGCATACCTGTCCTGCTGGTGGGCGACTCCGCCTCTAACAATGTCTACGGCAACGAATCAACGCTTTCGGTCACCGTCGACGAACTTATCCCTCTGGTGCGAGCAGTCAACCGCTCGACACAGCGGGCACTGGTGATTGCCGACCTGCCTTTCGGCTCTTATCAGGCCTCACCGGAACAGTGCCTGCATACCGCCGTTCGATTCATGAAGGAAGCCGGTGCCCATGCCGTCAAACTGGAAGGCGGGATCGAGTTGCTGCCACACATCGAAAAGCTCACTCGCTCGGGCATCCCCGTCATGGCGCACATCGGCTTCACACCACAGATGGAACATCAACTGGGCGGCTATCGTGTGCAGGGCCGAGGTGACGATGCACAGCGCTTGATAGACAGCGCCAAAGCATTGGAAGCCGCCGGTGCCTTCGCGGTTTTGATCGAGATGGTACCCGGTGAAGTTGGAGCCGCGATCACCCACGCTATTTCCATACCTACCGTCGGGATCGGTGCCGGAAACCAATGTGATGCTCAGGTACTGGTTTGGCAGGACATGGCCGGTTTGCGTCAGGGGCGTCTGCCGCGATTCGTCAAACAGTACGCCGACCTCCGTTCCGTACTTCAAACAGCGGCAAGAGATTTTGCACTGGATGTGGAAGCCGGGACATTTCCTGGTCCCGAGCACACTTTTTAA
- a CDS encoding MaoC family dehydratase: protein MKSPRERAAEGLNVGDRFTIVRCFSRDDIHQFAQISRDYNPVHCDAHYAQLRRFKAPIAHGLLTASLITEIGGQIGWLATGMSLEFKRPVYPEEQMTCHWLIVDIDERGHAKAEVRVLNEEGVTVLQAITTGVLPGAQERECLKRMLAEGDPTNGAR from the coding sequence ATGAAAAGCCCGAGAGAACGTGCCGCCGAAGGACTCAACGTAGGAGACCGCTTCACCATTGTCCGCTGTTTTTCGCGAGACGATATCCATCAATTCGCGCAGATCTCTCGGGACTACAACCCGGTCCACTGCGATGCGCATTACGCACAGTTGCGCCGGTTCAAGGCACCGATTGCTCATGGCCTGCTAACGGCAAGTCTGATTACCGAGATCGGCGGGCAGATCGGTTGGTTGGCCACCGGCATGAGTTTGGAGTTCAAGCGTCCCGTGTACCCAGAGGAACAGATGACCTGCCATTGGCTCATCGTTGACATCGATGAACGCGGTCATGCGAAAGCCGAGGTCAGGGTACTCAACGAAGAGGGCGTCACTGTGCTGCAGGCGATAACAACGGGCGTGCTACCCGGTGCCCAGGAGCGTGAATGCTTGAAGCGTATGCTTGCTGAGGGAGATCCTACCAACGGTGCGCGGTGA
- a CDS encoding Lrp/AsnC family transcriptional regulator, giving the protein MDRIDRNILAELQKDGRLSVTELAERVGLSLSPCHRRVRALEESGVLLGYRAQLDPAALGLNFSAMVFATLREGDRQAVEAFEAALIEIPQVVDAQRLFGEPDYLLHVIAQDLPAFQRLYDESLSTLPNVQRLTSTLVMKRVVQDRPLPL; this is encoded by the coding sequence GTGGACAGAATTGATCGAAATATTCTTGCCGAATTGCAAAAGGATGGTCGCCTTTCGGTCACTGAACTGGCTGAACGGGTCGGCCTGAGCCTTTCACCTTGTCATCGTCGAGTGCGAGCATTGGAAGAGTCCGGTGTATTGCTCGGCTATCGGGCGCAACTGGACCCCGCCGCGCTCGGCCTGAACTTTTCCGCCATGGTATTCGCCACCCTGCGAGAGGGCGACAGGCAAGCGGTAGAGGCGTTCGAAGCGGCGCTCATTGAGATCCCCCAGGTGGTTGATGCGCAAAGATTGTTTGGCGAGCCGGATTATTTGCTGCACGTCATCGCCCAGGACCTGCCGGCCTTTCAGCGACTGTATGACGAGAGCCTTTCAACATTGCCCAATGTTCAGCGGCTGACCTCGACGCTGGTGATGAAACGGGTTGTCCAGGATCGGCCGCTGCCGCTGTGA